The Calliopsis andreniformis isolate RMS-2024a chromosome 10, iyCalAndr_principal, whole genome shotgun sequence nucleotide sequence TTGCTCGAATGTTTGAGTAGCTTGGCTGCGTTCAAGTTGCTAGAATTGGATTCCAGCTTAGATACAtcgatttttcttttatttctagaATAATCTTGATTCTATCCAAGCGTTTCCAAATCTTATCCAAGCGAACTTTGTTACTCAAGTCTAATACATATTACAATTAAGTAAGAATACATAATCAAGTTTACTTGAATAATTAACTTTACAGGAACATTCAAGTACTTTATTTGGTTTGAATAATTCAAACTAAGCTTAGCTCAGATTGTATTTTCAAGTTACTTGGACAGTTCTACTCACAGATTCTACTGGCATATTTCTTATAGTTAGTTTTGCTGCCACCGAACACTGTCTTCTGGAAGTAACTGTAAATAGTTTTTGACAAAAATtggtaatatattttatatgctatatgttagtaatagtcaatattatgataattttaTAAGTATTTAATAGCACTGtcttaattgaaatttgaggctcTGTGTCTGTATTAACATAATTGACATTGAAATTATAACGAGGATTGCGTTTTTGAGATTAACATGTTCACGATGACTCACTTTGGTCTTATCAGAAATGTGTATGCAGGCAAGTACAATTCTTTCGGtctaaataatttaatttacaGGGAATATAGCAATGAGATTATAGCGAGGGAGTACTATACAATAGAATAAGTGAACCTTGTAAGAAGAATTTCGACAAGAATAAGGGAAAGGGTATATTTAGAAGGTAATCGGGAGGAAATGTTAAAGGGCCAGGGGTGAGAATTGTGGTGGTCTTCAAATGACTCTAGGGTTGTCAGTTCATTGTCGAAACTGGGTCATCTGTGCAGAATTGATTATTCGACACGTGTAAAGCTTGGAGCTTCTAAATGAGCAATTTGTTGAGGGATAAAATGGGAACTGAAGTGTAAGAAATAATTCTGTTTCTCGTGTAATCAAAATTGAGTGAAACAGTAACCTAAAAGCTAAAACATTGATCCCAATTGTCACTCTGTAAACAAAAGCCTTAAAACTTCTTCCACTGATGTCGTTCAGAGAACTCTTCTATTGACAATCCGAAGGTGAAACTGGCACAGCTTAATACATCGTTTTCTCAGCGAAATTGGTCATTCTAACGGTCACGTGATGTCAGTAGTCACGGTACAAGTTTCTGAAACCATCGAGGCCTCGGCACACAAAAAGTTGCGAGGCGGGAATCGAAAGAGTCGATGGTTTTTGCATCATTCCCATGTTGTCAGATCCAAGGGGACCCTGGAACGACTTAATACATCATTAGCGACGCAGAGGCGTTCAGAGGAAAGAGCACGTGGGTTTCCGAAATCGGGAACAGTGGAAAAGTTAAGGAATTCAGCGAGAACTGCGTCGTTGATGGTTTTTAGATAATCATCTTGATGATATGTAGCTTGAAAGTCAAAAATCGGGACGACCGATTTCTAAGTGAAATGAGCTAATAGGAAGACGTGTTGCGTCAGCGGTTACGTCGGGAGATTTGAGAACGAGCAATAGAATTCTATTTTCAACCGGTCATAAAGTTATTACGTAATTTATCAGACGTTATTGTGAGGCAGTAATTCAGGAATGATAGTGAGAGAGAGATACGCTGTCTTGTAAgtactaattattaattatcaaGGAACTAGAGTAGTCATTTGCTAACGTTTAATCATTTCTAATCATCGTTTACCAGGTTTCTGAAATTACTTTTGAATTATTAGAGTAaggttttttatttaaatattcaaaatattcaattctctagtattcaaattttttaaattaaaaattttaaatattcaactccTCAAATTGTCAAATTATTgtaccttcaaattttcaaatttttatatgaCTACTGGaaaattgaatatataaataCTGGATAAtcttaaaatttgaatttgcttATTATGAATCTTGCTGGTAATGGCATCAGTGAACTTCAAGGGAACAATACTTTCAAAATTaggtatttaaatattcgaaaatattTAAAAGCTCGTTAAGAAACCCTAAAAAGAAATGACTGTAATGTAAATGACTCGTAACGACATTTCCAAAACTGCCAACAAAATTCGTGAAATCACCTTCCCTAATGACGCTATTATGTCCCCATTTTCCAAGCACTCATTCTCATCAGCGTGGAACGAATGCCATCCGCTCGCCAAGGCGCGAAAATGTATGCCACAATTTTAATCCCCCGGAAGAATCGCAGCGCACTTTGGCGCCGATAAAAGACCAATGGATTGCGAAAGGCCAGCGGAGAGGAGCTTTCTTAGTGTCTACGCCAGTCATTGAGAGGTCATTCGCCACGGTCGGTGATTCATTCAACCTGGAACACAAAAAGACGCTTAATGTTCCCCTGTACCACGAGGCGTTCTGTCCGTGTTTACATCGACAGGCGCGACCGCGTGCCACATTTTCTTCGATTCGACGGCTGGTGCCCTGAACTTAAAGCCGATGCCCCGAATTCTTCGCTGCGCCCCCGATCGATGCGCGTCCCGAAAGCGGAATTGCACCATTGCACCAGCAAATCGCATATACCACTTTCACTCAGTATTAGAACACTTGCTCGATCGTAACCAATGCCTGGAAAAAGTTATTGCTGAGGTTTAACCTCGCAAGTTATTATGTCGTACATGTACGTCATGACCAAAGTCAATTCAGTAAGTCAGTTCGTAGTGGGAGTGATGAATATGATGATATGTGAAAGAATTTTATAGAGAGTGTTCAGCTACAGGTGGGAGAAATTTTAAGATGCGATTCTAGaagaagacgaaaatcaagaatgatggtTACGTGTTAAGCTTCGTTATTTTGACCTGTAGAATCGTATCTTGAAATTTCTCCCACCTGTAGCCGAACACCCTATATATTACCTATGAGAAAAACAAATACCAACAAATTAGGTTCTTATAGAATATTTGTCACGTTCGTAATAtaactatttttcaaataagaaaTAAGTAATTTGGTTTATTTTTTTCTCTGTACTTTAGTAACATTTTTAATAATCAAATAATGGGCCAAGAGGTTTAGATACTTCATCTCTGCACAGAGACCCAATGATCTCTAGCTACGCCACTGATTCTTGTGTAGCTCAATTTTGATACCAAATATGTAGATCTTTGCAGAATTTTAAGTCTTTCTAGTAATAGTTGTGATGTATGAGCTACTTTCATATATTAAACATAAGATGTCCCAAGTCAGAAAAAGAACTgctcaaaattttaaaaaactcgAACATGTAACTACGTCTCCATTGAAATAAAAATGGGAACCTTTTTGCTGCCATTTCATGTATCTTAAAAAAGTCGATGTTTGCTGCCGAGTGTTCTTCTAGGTTTCTTCGTGTTTCTGTTCCCAGTAATAAATGTTGCCTGGGAACTGAAACAAGACCCTAGAATACCTTAAATTATGTTTCTTCAGCGACGACATCGTTTTCACAGCACAAATCCAGGGTGCACTTTGCGCGAGAAAAAAGGTCGAGAAAGATTAAAAATTAATCGAACTGCACAAATAAGAAACGCACAACGAATTCAAGTGCACTCGATCCTCGAGAAAACGTCATGAATGCTTCTCTTCTCCAGGATAAACGGCAAGTATATACGTAAGCGATGTGCATCAGTGTGCAGTGACAATGCACGCGCGAGAGAGAAGGAGAAGCCACATGGAAACTTGTTTCAAGGGAAGTCAAAGCGGAGAAGGCATTCTCTTGCTCTCGTGTGTGACCAGCCAGTTGTCACGATCTAGATACGTTCAAGTGCCCGATGAGACCGTGCCTGTCTCACGCTCTATCGATAGCCGAAGCCACTTACGTGACGTGTTCCCGTCAGCTGACGATACAGCACGCACAGGCACGACGCTCGAGCCGCGTAAATAATGATCGCATTTGCGGAAATACGGTTTGCGAAAACGCGAATGGAACAGGTAGCGAAGAATGACTTGTGAGAGTGATTCAAGCGTGGCTTCCGAAGGTACCCCTCAGAGAGCACTGTAAAACAAAGATCTACGAGATAACAGTGCAGGGATTATTTAAGAGATGATCGGGTCCCTTAGATACTGAATTCTTGACTTAAGATTTAC carries:
- the LOC143185259 gene encoding uncharacterized protein LOC143185259 yields the protein MIVRERYAVFTHSHQRGTNAIRSPRRENVCHNFNPPEESQRTLAPIKDQWIAKGQRRGAFLVSTPVIERSFATVGDSFNLEHKKTLNVPLYHEAFCPCLHRQARPRATFSSIRRLVP